Part of the Falco naumanni isolate bFalNau1 chromosome 3, bFalNau1.pat, whole genome shotgun sequence genome is shown below.
CCAGGTGGCATGTGGGGCACAAGGTGACAATCTCAAGCATGATGCAGGACACCCCTGAGCCCGGGGAGGGCTATAAGTCACCTAAACACCCAGCGCTCCCTCCCAGCCAAGCCTTGGGGAAAGAGGGGCCCTTCCAAACTCAGGACCCCCAACACCCCCAGCTGTCCCCCTCCTGCCGACCTCCTGGCCCCAGCGTGTCCCCACGCTGGGTGAGCTGGCCCCTGGCTCTTCCACAGCTCCTCTTGGttgcagggagagaaaaataccGCCCCCAGGTACCAAATGCACCCCCCCGCATACCCTCTCCCCATGCCCAGGGGGCTCGGACACTGTCTTTGGTTAAggagcagccagtgctgctgccacacTGCTGGGCAGGCACGGGGCGAGGGGCCGAGGCTGGCAGAGGGTCCCCATGGGGACAGGTGACAGGTAGCAATTccaggagggatggagaggcCCAGGCTTGCGGGGCCGCTCAAAGCGAGGGGGCACTCGGCTCCCCCCTTGCGTGGCTATAGGATATTTATTTAACAAGACCTGGCATGAAATGCAGGGCCAGAGGAGAGGTTCCCGGGCAGCAGCCGGTCTCGTGGGGGAAGCGGCCAAGGCAGGGAGCAGCGGCATCAACCCGAGGTCGCTGGGAGGGTGCCAGGTGAGGCGGTGGGTGTGCCAGTCCCGGCACAGTCTGGCTCCTGTCTTCCCATTTCTCCACTCCCAAGCAAGCCGAGGGGAAAGGTAAAACACAAGCCGGGGAGAGGCGAAGCTGTGCCATGGGGCAGCCTCCACAgacacccccagctccctggccaGAGCCCACCCTGTGTGGAGCCGCTCGCAGGTCCTGAGTGGGTGGGCAGCCTCCTGGAAAGCCCCAGCGGGGCTGCGAGGCACCTGCAAATCCCAGTCCTGGGCAGTAAATCGTCCGTCACCCCCAGGCCACGGCAGCCGAGGAGCCCGGCGCATCCTGGGGGCTCCTTCCTGCTCCTCGGGGCCAGCCCAGGGCTTGCTGGGCAGAGCTGTCCTGGCAATCCCAGTCCACCCAGGACAGTCTCCCCTTCCTGAACCCGGTGTGTAGTGACAGAGGTTTGAAACCAAAAAGGAgagcaaagaaagaacaaatgaagaaagagagaaaccaTACAGAGGCGCGTGGGGCTGCGCGTGCCAGCTGCTACTGCCCCTTGGGGATGAAGGGTTCCCCCTCCTCCGGCTCCGGCCGGGGCCCCGGGTCGCTCAGGCATCGCAGCATCCGTTGGTTGCTGGGGCTGTCACCGGTCCCCGGGGTGAAGACATCGTCAGTACCCGGGGAGGAAGGCTCCTTCACCCGCATCACCAgcccctcctcatcctcctcgGGCGAGGGTGGAAGGCCACCGCAGCCCTTGGGCTCCTCGTTCATCAGGTCCACAGACTCCGGGGACTGCGGGGAGGCTGGGTCGATGGTGATGATGGGCAGGTTCTCCGAGTCCGCCTTGGGTTCGTAGGCCAGTGGGTCTGCGGAGGAAGAGAGGGGTCAGGCAGGTCTCAGGGTGTTACAAACACACTGGGTCAGGGTAAGTtgtggaagggaagggggatCTCAGGGACCCCCAGCTAATGCACCCCAGACGTTTGGGGCTGGGATGGATGCCTGGGCTTGTCTGATTTCCAAGCCTGCTGTTTAATTCCTTTCCCTGATTTCCACATCCCACCAGGAGCCGCCCCAGTCAGCCCAGTGCAACCGCGCCGTTTGCAAGGGGCAAAGCTGCCCTCTGCCGATCCACCGCCGGCGCCGCAAGCGCCAGCAGCGGCGTCACACCCCGCCACACTGTCCCCAAAGCAGGAGAGGACACATAGGACAAGGGGAACCAAAACTGGCAAAGCAAATGTGGGATGGAGAAGCTGGGAGTCCGGGGCAGGTCCTGGGGCTGAGCACTCCTGGTCCTCTCCCCTGCAGAGGACAGGGAGAGGCACGGACAGGAATGTGGATGGAGCAAGCTGAGCTCCAGGCAGATCTGCTGACCAGCTGAGGTGACTTCCCAGCGGGAACCATGCTGGGGAGCAAACTGGGCGCTTCTGCTCAGGCAGAGCTTGGGCTCGAGAACAGCAAACACCTGGGACTCGGCTGCATTGCCACGGGGCAGCAGGACGAGGGCCGTCGGGGCTGGATGGCCGCAGAGGAGCTGAGGAGGTGCAGGACAACACCCCCTCTGAGTGTTTCAGCACCAAGGTGCTGGTGATGCCCAGCAAGGTGCCAGCAGTGGGGCTCCCCCGGCAGTTCAGTCCTACCTACCTGAGCCTATGCGAGCCCGGGACATGGTGGGCGAATCGAGCTTGTGAGCCGGCACCGTCAGGTAGTTGTTCATCTGAAATTGGAGCACAGGGACCGTCTCCATCGGAGTGGTCAGGGTAAATGGGAAAGGGGAGGCAGGGCATTGACCCCAGGCCACAGGGATGAGGAATAAGCAGCAGTAGGATGTAGAGGACATACACATCCTCCCAGCCATGCTGCAAGGACTTGCTCAGAGCCTGGGGCAATCAGAGGACTCCCAAAGCTTGGGGTCACCCACTGTCATCTGAACCTCAGCCCCCTCCACATGCAGGACACTGATGTCCTTCCTGGGCTGGGAAGCCCCCCTTGGCCCCCCGTCCTCCCCAGCCtgtggcagcatccctgctccagcacccccTTGACACCTTCTGTTCCAGCTGCCGGGCCTTCTGTCTCCGCAGGAGCATCTGGTTCCAGGCTTCCTCATAGGGGTCAGCCACAAGCGTGTGCCGATTGTAGGATCGCAACTGGGAAAAGGCCACAAGAAAGGAGATGGGTTAAATAACATACAGGGGAAGGCAAAGAAAGGTCACAGCACCATGCCCCTTGGAGATGGATCAAACAGCCACCAGTGGGCAGACCATGTCCAGGTAAGCTGGTGGCTTGTCCCTCGTGTGCTACCATGGGATGCCCGATCTTGACCCACCTTGGCCCAGCCAGGGTTTAAATGCTGGGCTCAGCCACTGACCAaggcagcccccccacccccagcaccatcCCAGCACCATCTCAGAAGGAAAAGCCTCCTGGGGACATGGAACACAAGGGACATGGCCTCTGGGGGTAAAGGCTCTGGGTGTTTCTGGTGAGAAATGGTCCTGGCCACTCCCAGGGAAGCAAAGGGGACACACACGGTGCCAGGGGACACCTTACCCTCTGCCTGGTTTTCTGCAGGTTGTTGCGAAGGATTTTCCGGATCTCCTCCTCCTTGTCCTTGGACAGGGCCGGAAGGATGCGCTCCACAGGGAGGGTTTTGGGGTTGATGTTCCTGCATGGACAGACAGGATTCAGAGTGACACTGCGATGGGCACGGCAGGACCAAACAGCTGTTTGCCCTGTGGCCACTAGCAGGGAGTGCTCAGCCTGTCAGAGGCACAGGGTGGCCAGTGCTGGGGAACTCACTGGATGGAGACAGTGGAGACAGCGGAGGGGATCTTGCCTATGCCCCCACTCTCCACCAGCTCGATTGCTTGCTTCATCTCCATCTTGTGATAGAAAGCGATGAGCTGGGGCTCTTTGGACCGCTCCCCTGCAATCAGGCACTTCTTCACGTACTTCTTGTTGAAACGATTCAGCCTTCCCGAGAACATAGGGAAAGGAGGAGCAGCGACACATCAgacctccccctgccccagcacccactccccgctccccatccctggcccAACCCAGCAGAAGATGCTTCAGCTCCCATCAGTGCAGGTCAGGCCAGGCTTCCCCGACTCCCTCCCAAACCAGGCAGCTTCCAAAACACCCAGCACCTGCTCACACCCACAACGGCTGGTCCCGAGCTCTTGCAGGGACCGGCCATGGGCAGCTCCCACACTGCTGTGGACATGCTGTGAGTGGCGGGGCGAAGGGCCGCAGCCCTGCGGCCCCACTGGCACCCAAGCCAGGGCCGTAGCTCATCAAGGGGAATGTGTGTGTAGGTATTACAGCCCAGGGAAAAacccagcacagggctgagaAACCTGCCGGGTGGTGATTCAAAACCCTTCCCCATCTCTCCCACAGATCCCCCAAGTCACCAAACCTCCACACTCACTTGTCCTTCCAGTGGTGATGCCCGTAGTGACCACAGATATCCTCAATCCCTGTCAGAAGGTGATCCAGGAACTGGAAGGGAAGGTCCGAGGCATGGGCAACTCGCAGGGCTGTTGcccaccctctccccacccAGACACCCACGCTGACACAGGGGTGAGGGCACTCAGGGGGGGGGGCAAAACCAGGGCTGTGGGTCCAGGATGGGCCTCAGGTGGGCAGCACGGCCCTACACAACCGGGCTGCTGCTCTACCAGGCACAGGGGAGGTCTGGGTCGGAGCGGGCACTGGACGACACAGACGGGGTGAGCCCTCGCTCCGTCCCCCCTTACCTTGGGCAGTGATTTAGGGGCAGCTCCCGCTCTGTAAACCCGCCTGGTTACAGCGGTGGAggtggcagaagcagagaagagggCTAAGGCGGTGAAGAGAAGCGCGAGGGAAAGGCCGGCCGGGTGCAGCGGGTTACCTGCGTGTGGATCTCTTCGTTGATGGAGCGTTTTGTCTCTTGCTTCTTCTTCACGGCCAGCAGGTCCACCAAGGGCCGGATGGTCATGCCCTAGGGAATGAGGAGGGTGGGTTAGACCTCTCCCCGAGGCACACTGGTGGGAGTGGGATGGGCTCAGCACAGCCAAACCGTGGGACTCCACACTGCCGGTGTCACTCGGCAGCTTCAAGAGCTTTTGGAGCAGGGGGACAGTGACAAGGTCAGGGATGGAGGCTGGGGACGTGCTCCTCACCCTCCATACACACATGCGGCTCACTGAATAACCCCCTTTCCCTCTGAAACCACACCTGCGTGCCACAAACCTGCACAAAAACTGTGAAGAAGATGACCGTGATGATGGCTGTGAGGAACATGTCCCTCATGCCAAAATGCTTATAGTCCAGGAGGTAACAGAGGGAGAAGGCGATGGCTCCCCGCAGGCCCCCATAGGCGATGATGAACTGGTCCTTCGGCGTCAGCTTCACAATTCGGAACTTGTTGATGAACCAGGTGAGGACCAGGACGCCTGGGGGAGTGGGGCAGGGCCTCATGTGAGTGGCCAGTGAAGGATGCCCTCCAGCCCCAAAGAGACCCCCCAGCAGCCCACTTTGCGGCCCAGCACAGTGTCACACCCTTGGGGACATGGGTCCAGGTGGGTGCTGTCCCATCGCTCACCCCAACACCTCTGACCAGCTTCAACCCCACCTCTAGCACAAATGTGGCCTCATCCCCAGGTCCCCACAAAGCCAACCACCAGCAAGGTTGATGTCCGTGATGGAGCAGTGCCACCCAGTCAACTCCAGTCTCCCCAGCAAGGCAAACTTGGGCCTTCCTCATGGCCCTGAGAGTTGCCTGTCACCCAGGACTGTCCCCAAGGACTTTGCCACCACACTGACACCCTTACCTAAAACTCTTGCGATGAGGCAGAAGAGCAGCGTGCTGATGACGAAGGTCCAGTTCCAGTAGTGGTGGCCAGCCACAGTGGAGACACCCAGGAAGATGAAGATGAGGGTCTCACTCACACTGCTCCACATCTTGAGGAAATACTTGATGGTGGTGTGGGACTTGTGGGAGATGTTGGCTTCCACATAGGGCCGCATGACCACGCCAGAGGCGATGAGCCTAGGAGCAAGGTTGGGGCACTCAGCAGCCATGGGGACAGCTCCAacccctggccctgcagcagTGTTTTGTGCTCTTATAACAAAACCCCGAGCAGGACAGGGCTTGTGAGACACAAGGTCTCCAAAGAAGGCAACACCAGGTTTCTCCTtccccctggcagggcaggagtgAGCATCAGAGCCAGGCAGCACAAAACCATGTCATCTTCAGTGCTCAGCAGGCCCTGCTTGCTACTGTGTGCCCAGGAGAACGGGCAATGAGCTGACAGTGACCGGGATCTGTGGGACAACTCAAGAGAGTCACTTCCCTCATCTGCCCGTCTACCTATCCCAGCCCAAACACACCTCTGGCCTTCACTGGGCATGTACTGGCCATGCTGGGATAGCCAGAGGGCTGTGGTTACACCAGAGTAAATCCTCCACATGGTCCTGGGGACAGGAGGGCATTTCATCCCACCCATGCCCAACTCACGCCATGATGCCGGAGAGGTGGAAGAGCTCAGCAGAGAGATATGCCATGTAGCTGTAGAGAAAGACGAAGAGGGGCTCGATGACTCGGATGTGGGAGGTGAAGCGGGACGTGAAGGCAGCAATCACCCCGTAAATGACACCCACGAAGACACCGCCCAGCGATACCACGAAGAAGCTGAGGAAGCCGAGGATGATATCAATAATGGTCACCTGCTCGAAGTTGGCAAACTCCTCAAAGAGGTGGTAGAGGACctgagaggaagaagggagagggggTTCAAACTGCTCTGCTGACAAGAGACAGCCTCGCCTCAGAGATCTGCACGAGGACTTTCcttgggagagcagcagcaaagggagcCAGGCAGGTACCCAGCACGGCACATCTGAGATGAGGTGTGCCACTGCTGGGGGACCCTGATCTGGGTCCTGTGCTTGACCAAGCCTcgtgccaaaaaaaaaagctggtggTGCTTTGCTGTGCAAGACACAGACCCATAGGGACCAGCTCTCTGTCCTCTGTGGCTCACAGGGACATGGTGCCATCGCAGATGTGTCTGGGACACATTCGTGTTTCTTCTTCAACACAGCCTTGACCACTGCCCCAGGAGGGGCTTTGGTCAAGGGCTGAACCAGCCAGAGACCGTTCCTGTTACCCAACGAGCACGTCAGGACAGATCCAGGCTGGGGGACATGGAGACAAAAGCCAACAtctgcccagctcagcccagagAACAGCCCAAACCCTTAATGCAGCTTTGTAGCTAAGAGGACAACCTCGCAGGAGGACCCCACCCCAGGCTGCATCGCCTTCTCCCACCCCCAGACGTATTTATTGGTGAGATTTTAAACCAGAACTGACACAGGATGAGAAATGGGCTTTAGGGCACCCTGCAGGGATGGCAGCGCTTGCAAGCAGTGAGAGGGCAaggtgccagctcctgcctgccagggctgggtCCTGGGACACGGGCAGGGACAGACGTAACAGCAGAATGCAAGAGAATTCCCCAGGGATGCGAGCAGGGACACGgaccctgcaggcagccccttCTGGTCAAAAGGGGGAAGATGTGCCTGGGAAAAGCCCTGTGGTGGGACAGCATGTTCCTCACCACCAGGAACCTCGTCAGCAGCATGCTGAGTGGCCAGCTCCAAAGTAGACAGCTGGGATATGGGAGAAGAGCCAGGAAAAAGCAGTGGGTTAGAGGTAAATTTAGaggccagctctgcagagaggagaATGCCACGCTGACAGCCAAGCCAGCACCTGGACACAGATGTCCTTTGGAAATGGCATGACCTCAGAGGAGGTGGCCTGGCCCCAACCTGCCAAAGGTCCCTGCAAAGTTGCTGCTCAGAGACTGGGGCTGAGAGATGACCCAGGTGGGATGCCAGCCTGGCCACAgcccccacagctgccccctTGCCATGGCTGTCCATGACCTGCCCTCCCACCTCCTCGGTGCTGTAGCTGGAGGACAGCAAGGAAGACCACatgaggaaggaggagggagcagcagctaCATAGCAGTGCTGCCTGACCCAGCCCCTCTGTGCTCCTGCTCGTTTCCCCTGGTAGGACAGGCTTGAGCACGGCAGCAGGCAGCAATTTCACCCAGGAGAGCAGATTCCCAAGAGACCAAGGTGCCAGAACAGTCCTGCTCTTCACCGAGTGGTGGTAGCTGGCTGGGAACTTGCTTTTGGTCTCCCCAAACTGCCAAGTAAAACACTTCACCTTAATCCACCTTTGCGGTGTTTTAAGCTGCTATATTTAGCTTTGCACCAACAAAAGGTTAGgagcaagcagagctgctgcagctcagctggcaggAGGCACCTGGCACCTTGCAATAGCCCAGTCTATGGTTCTGCCCGCAGGGCTTGATTGATAGCTACCAATCCCGGTGCCACCACCCAGAGTATTTCATCAAAGCAAACCTCATCCCCTTGGCAGACACCCCTTATCCACTTACAACTGTGACAGCATCGTTAAGCAGGGACTCCCCAAAAACCAAGATGTGGAGCAGCTCGTTGATGTGGATCTCCTCAAagacagccagcacagccacgGGGTCCACGGCCGAGATGATGCTGCCGAAAAGCAGGTTGGCCAGGAGGCCAATGTGGTTCAGGCCAGGGCCACCAAGCTGGCACACAGCGTACATCAGACCACCCAAGAAGAAGGCGTTCCAGAGCGTCCCCACCACGGCGAAGATGAGGATGGTGCCCAGGTTCTCGGTGAATTGGCGCAAGGGGAGGAAATAGCCAGCATCCAAAATGATGggtggaaggaggaagaggaaaaagatgtCCGACTTGAGGATGGGGGGCTTTTCACCCACGCCTTTGATGAGCCCCCCAACCAGAAGGCCCACCACAATGAGCAGGCAGCTCTCTGGAACGATGTTGGACACTGAAGGGATCACATGGaagcctggagagaaggagagagcaAGACACGTTGGCAATGAGCCTGTAGGGTGCCCTCCGCAGGGGGACACACCTGCAGGCATCAGGGACCGGCTCCCAGTCCTCCCTGCACTCTtactgtgcctcagtttctccttctAACCCCTTTCCTCCCTAAGCTGTAAAGTGAAAACTGCAGCTTCACCAGACCCACATACCCTGGCATTGCTTCATTTCAGGCCAGAAAATCACAGCGAGTCCCAGTTCAACATTCAGCAGCCTCCCTCTGGGCACCCCAAGGTCTCTCAGTGGACCCCCAGGCTGCCGCGACAGCCATGTGCAGCACGGGCGGTTCTCACAACCCAAGCTGTTGCTGGCTCCAGCTCTTCCATCGCAGCTACTAATCCCAGGCGCACGTAGGCACTGGCATTTACCTCCTGTCAGACAGCAGCCTGCCCACCGAGTGCCATACAGCCAGCGTGCCAggcgctggcaggaggcagcagcgcAGTGCCTGTCCCCAGGTGCCCCTGAcgcaggggacagggaggggagcTGGTGCTCAGCAGGTTTGAGGATGCAATTGGAACGGCTCCTtgttccccttcctgcagctaCAGGAGCAAGCTGGGAGGTTTCCTACGGCCAGTTGCAGCAATGCCTGCCTTCCCCGCAGGTAGGGCCAGGGACAGGACATATCCTCACAGTGCAGGGCCATTCCTTGGGGTGCAAGGCTAGAGGGAACTCTTTCCCCTTTTTGAATCACAGCACAACCCCAAATGCAGATCTTCGAGCCAGCCCTGACCCACTGGGATGACATCCATCCACCAAACACCCCACGGCCTCAGCAACACGAGCATCTGCTTGCCAGGTCAGGCAGGCAGCACGATGCCAACCAAAGCAGCACTTCAGCCATCGCACTGATACCCACAGAAGGATTTTGGGTTCCCTGGATCCTCTCCCAGgctttataattattattttgaaatgaggCACATTTGTTCCCTGGCAAGggaagctgtttaaaataagGAACTCTTCCTTGGCATCCCATGTTCCTCTGTTCCTTCCGGCCGGGCAGCTGTGCCATCTGCACATCGTTTCACAACAGATTAACCCCCCCTCCTCCCTAACGAGCCACCATCCCCCTGATGatccagagctgctctgtgctgcagtgagCCCCACCGTCCCCGGCAAGCCTGCAGGGACCACATCTGTGCCGTGGTGCCAGCTCATCCCTCCTCCACCTGCGCAGCTGAGTGGGGAAGGTGCCAGATGAATCCAGCTCCAatgggagaagcagctgctttcaCAATCCCTCCTTAAGGATGGGCAGTGAGTCAGCGACCAGCCACGGCCACACACAGGTCCCCAAGGGCAGGACTAGACCTCAAATTGCTACATGAGCTGCTGGCGCTGGCTTCGGCATgggccagcccagcactgcagaggccGGAGGGTTCATCACACCCAAGGCTCCATGCAGGTCCAGCTGCACCGTTccagcagtgcccaggcagctctgtggggtcTCGGGTGCTGGAGTGATGTGGGAAGGAGTCTGGGTTCTACGTTGCCTTTGTGGCAGCAGCACCGATCTCTGAGCAAATTGCTCTGTGGCCTTCAGGTTCGGGCATGAGGGGAAGCCAGGAGGAGATGGGAAGCGTCTGAGCTTTCTCCCAGTACTCTCCCAATGTCCAGCCACCTGCATTTAGGGGCCTCCTGGTCTGGATGCAGTTCCTGATTTACCCCcacaggatttttcttctgtctctgatCCCCCCGGAGCCCAGACAAGTGCTGAGCACCACAAGGTAGCCCTGGTGGGGACCTCTCcatgggaggggaggggagaattCCTTTTCCAGGCACAGCTCATGCAAACACCGTGAACAACCGGCCCTTCCAGCAC
Proteins encoded:
- the SLC9A1 gene encoding sodium/hydrogen exchanger 1; amino-acid sequence: MGAAALRALPWALLLLGLQANPALGSEPPQGQPARLPEDQIGGFTPAPPPSAQEILPLNKQPANGSGEGHAKPRKAFPVLGIDYTHVRIPFEISLWILLACLMKLGFHVIPSVSNIVPESCLLIVVGLLVGGLIKGVGEKPPILKSDIFFLFLLPPIILDAGYFLPLRQFTENLGTILIFAVVGTLWNAFFLGGLMYAVCQLGGPGLNHIGLLANLLFGSIISAVDPVAVLAVFEEIHINELLHILVFGESLLNDAVTVVLYHLFEEFANFEQVTIIDIILGFLSFFVVSLGGVFVGVIYGVIAAFTSRFTSHIRVIEPLFVFLYSYMAYLSAELFHLSGIMALIASGVVMRPYVEANISHKSHTTIKYFLKMWSSVSETLIFIFLGVSTVAGHHYWNWTFVISTLLFCLIARVLGVLVLTWFINKFRIVKLTPKDQFIIAYGGLRGAIAFSLCYLLDYKHFGMRDMFLTAIITVIFFTVFVQGMTIRPLVDLLAVKKKQETKRSINEEIHTQFLDHLLTGIEDICGHYGHHHWKDKLNRFNKKYVKKCLIAGERSKEPQLIAFYHKMEMKQAIELVESGGIGKIPSAVSTVSIQNINPKTLPVERILPALSKDKEEEIRKILRNNLQKTRQRLRSYNRHTLVADPYEEAWNQMLLRRQKARQLEQKMNNYLTVPAHKLDSPTMSRARIGSDPLAYEPKADSENLPIITIDPASPQSPESVDLMNEEPKGCGGLPPSPEEDEEGLVMRVKEPSSPGTDDVFTPGTGDSPSNQRMLRCLSDPGPRPEPEEGEPFIPKGQ